TGTAAGGGAATAGGACACTAGCAGAACTTCCGGTTAAGAGGTTAAGGACTAACCAATACACAAAGCTGTCTGTATTGACTAGAAGCATGGCAACTCCGATGAGTCCTACTAGGACGGTAGCCACTAGCATCAAATGGCGGTTACGATCAGAAAGTTTAGTGATTAGGCTAGGAACAATCATAGAGAATGGAATACTCGTCAGTGTGAAAACGGAAGCTAGAATTCCGGCATTAGCCTCGCCGACACCGGCTTGAGTGGCCATGGTTGGAAGCCAAGTGATAGTGGTATAGAAGAAGAGTGATTGTAATCCACCGAAAATCATGATAGCCCAGACCTTGCCACTCTTATACCAACTGCCTGAATTTTCGCTGGTAGAAGTTTCTTGTTCTAAGTAATGATTGTGATGGACATTAGGAAGCCAAACTACAAGAGCCAGGGCACAGACTGCTGTCAATACCCAGACTAAGCCTTGCCATGAGGTTGCCTTAGTGATTGGAACGGCTACCGATGAAGCCACAGCTGTGGACAAGCCCATGGCTGTAATATAGAGTGTGGTTAAGAATCCTAACTGATTTGGCTCATTAGCCTGAATTAGGCTTGGGAGAAGGACGTTGATAAAGGCAATTCCAGCTCCGACTAAAAGCGTTCCCACATAAAGAAGAGGGAGATTGACAGTACGTAAAGCAGAACCAAGTGTCATCACAATTAAAACACCGAGGAAGAGTCTTTCAATACCAAAGCGTTTGGCCCAGCTAGCCGCAAAAGGTGAGAATATCGCAAAGGTCAAGAGAGGGAGACTTGTCAAGAGACCGAGAGAACTGACCTCAACACCTAGACCAGAAGCAATGTCTGATAAGACCGTAGACAAGGTTGTGAACGGGGCCCGCAAAACGATCCCTAGAAGAAGGATTCCAGGGATTAGAAAATGTGAATGTTTCTGTTTCATAAACTATCTCCATGTTTAATAAGGGTATTTAAATTTATAGGCATATGACACTAATGCATCACTTCCATCTTACCATAAATGATGGGGATAATGAAAGCGGTTACGTTGGATTGTCAGGAAAGAATTTTTAGTTTTAAAATCCTATTCTGCTGATTATCAAATAGCATAATCTGATTTTTAAAAGACCGAACATGTAGTCCAGTCTCTTTTCAATGTCTTCTTAAATTTCATACCCCATAAGGAGTCCGCCTTCTTCAGCATAAAAACTACAGAGTCCAGAAGTAGGAAGGACTTCGATGCTTGCTTGGGCAAATTTTTCACGAACCAATTCAGAGAATTGCTCGATAAATTTTTCATTGTTGCGGTGGGCAATCGTAATGTGGCCTCCAGCATAACCAGCCTTGAGGAGTTCATCAAAGGCAGCTTTGATGGCTTTCTTTTGACCTCTGGCTTTTTGAAGCAATTCAAGAGTACCTGTCTTA
The DNA window shown above is from Streptococcus salivarius and carries:
- a CDS encoding CynX/NimT family MFS transporter, with product MKQKHSHFLIPGILLLGIVLRAPFTTLSTVLSDIASGLGVEVSSLGLLTSLPLLTFAIFSPFAASWAKRFGIERLFLGVLIVMTLGSALRTVNLPLLYVGTLLVGAGIAFINVLLPSLIQANEPNQLGFLTTLYITAMGLSTAVASSVAVPITKATSWQGLVWVLTAVCALALVVWLPNVHHNHYLEQETSTSENSGSWYKSGKVWAIMIFGGLQSLFFYTTITWLPTMATQAGVGEANAGILASVFTLTSIPFSMIVPSLITKLSDRNRHLMLVATVLVGLIGVAMLLVNTDSFVYWLVLNLLTGSSASVLFPYMMVSFSMKASTPEKTAQLSGLAQTGGYIFAALGPVLFGSSQQLFNSWTPAVLILLVLTIIMGIALYKVEKTDVIL